A region of Centropristis striata isolate RG_2023a ecotype Rhode Island chromosome 17, C.striata_1.0, whole genome shotgun sequence DNA encodes the following proteins:
- the LOC131990111 gene encoding GATA zinc finger domain-containing protein 14-like: protein MPTTTTDTSPFTTTSLTTTTITTPTTTTTPLTTTSSTTTTLTTTTALPTTTHSIYNQQSPNNYPTNYNHHYTNYNNHSNNNHHSPNNYPTNYNHHYTNYNNHSNYNQHSPNNYPTNYNHHYTNYNSHSNYNQQSPNNYPTNYNHHYTNYNNHSNYNQQSPNNYPTNYNHHYTNYNNHSNNNHHSPNNFPTNYNHHDTNYNNHSNNNHHSPNNYPTNYNHHYTNYNNHSNNNHHSPNNYPTNYNHHYTNYNNHSNYNQHSPNNYPTNYNHHYTNYNNHSNYNQQSPNNYPTNYNHHYTNYNNHSNNNHHSPNNFPTNYNHHDTNYNNHSNNNHHSPNNYPTNYNHHYTNYNNHSNNNHHSPNNYPTNYNHHYTNYNNHSNYNQHSPNNYPTNYNHHYTNYNSHSNYNQQSPNNYPTNYNHHYTNYNNHSNYNQHSPNNYPTNYNDHYTNYNNHSNYSQHSPNNYPTNYNHHYTNYNNHSNYNQHSPNNYPTNYNHHYTNYNNHSNYNQHSPNNCPTNYNQHYTNYNNHSNYNQHSPNNYPTKYNHHYTNYNNHSNNNHHSPNYPTNYNHHYTTYNNHSNYNQHSPNNYPTNYNHYYTNYNDHSNYNQHSPNNYPTNYNDHYTNYNNHSNYNQHSPNNYPTN, encoded by the exons ATGCCAACTACAACCACAGACACTTCTCCATTCACAACTACTTCATTAACTACAACAACCATTACCACACCAACTACCACAACCACCCCACTAACCACGACAAGCAGTACTACAACCACACTAACTACAACCACAGCTCTCCCAACAACAAC CCACTCAATCTATAATCAACAATCCCCCAACAACTACCCCACTAACTACAACCACCACTACACCAACTACAACAACCACTCAAACAACAACCACCACTCCCCAAACAATTACCCCACTAACTACAACCACCACTACACCAACTACAACAACCACTCAAACTACAACCAACACTCCCCCAACAATTACCCCACTAACTACAACCACCACTACACCAACTACAACAGCCACTCAAACTATAATCAACAATCCCCCAACAACTACCCCACTAACTACAACCACCACTACACCAACTACAACAACCACTCAAACTACAACCAACAGTCCCCCAACAACTACCCCACTAACTACAACCACCACTACACCAACTACAACAACCACTCAAACAACAACCACCACTCCCCCAACAACTTCCCTACTAACTACAACCACCACGACACCAACTACAACAACCACTCAAACAACAACCACCACTCCCCCAACAACTACCCCACTAACTACAACCACCACTACACCAACTACAACAACCACTCAAACAACAACCACCACTCCCCCAACAACTACCCCACTAACTACAACCACCACTACACCAACTACAACAACCACTCAAACTACAACCAACACTCCCCCAACAATTACCCCACTAACTACAACCACCACTACACCAACTACAACAACCACTCAAACTACAACCAACAGTCCCCCAACAACTACCCCACTAACTACAACCACCACTACACCAACTACAACAACCACTCAAACAACAACCACCACTCCCCCAACAACTTCCCTACTAACTACAACCACCACGACACCAACTACAACAACCACTCAAACAACAACCACCACTCCCCCAACAACTACCCCACTAACTACAACCACCACTACACCAACTACAACAACCACTCAAACAACAACCACCACTCCCCCAACAACTACCCCACTAACTACAACCACCACTACACCAACTACAACAACCACTCAAACTACAACCAACACTCCCCCAACAATTACCCCACTAACTACAACCACCACTACACCAACTACAACAGCCACTCAAACTATAATCAACAATCCCCCAACAACTACCCCACTAACTACAACCACCACTACACCAACTACAACAACCACTCAAACTACAACCAACATTCCCCCAACAACTACCCCACTAACTACAACGACCACTACACCAACTACAACAACCACTCAAACTACAGCCAACACTCCCCCAACAACTACCCCACTAACTACAACCACCACTACACCAACTACAACAACCACTCAAACTACAACCAACACTCCCCCAACAACTACCCCACTAACTACAACCACCACTACACCAACTACAACAACCACTCAAACTACAACCAACACTCCCCCAACAACTGCCCCACTAACTACAACCAGCACTACACCAACTACAACAACCACTCAAACTACAACCAACACTCCCCCAACAACTACCCCACTAAATACAACCACCACTACACCAACTACAACAACCACTCAAACAACAACCACCACTCCCCCAACTACCCCACTAACTACAACCACCACTACACCACCTACAACAACCACTCAAACTACAACCAACACTCCCCCAACAACTACCCAACTAACTACAACCACTACTACACCAACTACAACGACCACTCAAACTACAACCAACATTCCCCCAACAACTACCCCACTAACTACAACGACCACTACACCAACTACAACAACCACTCAAACTACAACCAACACTCCCCCAACAACTACCCCACTAACTAG